From Coturnix japonica isolate 7356 chromosome 1, Coturnix japonica 2.1, whole genome shotgun sequence, the proteins below share one genomic window:
- the RBBP7 gene encoding histone-binding protein RBBP7 → MPSQVAVEHTLRRELELGELVRGVCVSEMARLGCLCGEEGSGTSFPPSLLWHPALSPGPDSPPPVLEDTMEDRIISEEYKIWKKDTPFLYNLVMTHTLERPSLTVQWLPNVSRPEGKDYALHWLVLGTHTSDEQNHLVVARVQIPSDDQFDTSKCDSEKGELGGFGSVTGKIETEIKINHESEVNRAHYMPQNPCIIATKTPSADVLVFDYAKYPSKPDPSGECNPDLRLRGHQKEGYGLSWNSNLKGHLLSASDNHVKNTSLFFPPFF, encoded by the exons ATGCCGTCTCAGGTAGCGGTGGAGCATACGCTGCGGCGCGAGTTGGAACTCGGAGAGCTGGTACGGGGCGTCTGTGTGTCCGAAATGGCga GGCTGGGATGCCTGTGTGGAGAGGAGGGCAGCGGgacctccttccctccttccctcctctggCACCCCGCTCTGAGCCCTGGTCCTGACTCTCCCCCCCCAGTGCTGGAGGACACGATGGAGGATCGCATTATCAGTGAGGAGTACAAGATCTGGAAGAAGGACACCCCTTTCTTGTACAACCTGGTGATGACACACACGCTGGAGAGGCCCAGCCTCACCGTGCAGTGGCTGCCCAATGTGAGCAG GCCAGAGGGAAAGGACTATGCTCTGCACTGGCTGGTTTTGGGAACACACACCTCTGATGAACAGAACCACCTGGTTGTTGCAAGAGTCCAGATACCCAGTGATGATCAGTTTGATACTTCCAAGTGTGACAGTGAGAAAGGAG AGCTCGGTGGGTTTGGATCCGTGACTGGCAAAATCGAAACCGAAATTAAAATTAACCATGAAAGTGAAGTGAATCGTGCTCATTACATGCCACAGAACCCGTGCATCATTGCTACTAAAACGCCTTCTGCTGACGTGTTGGTGTTTGACTACGCTAAATATCCTTCAAAACCAG acCCAAGTGGAGAGTGTAATCCAGATCTTAGATTAAGAGGGCACCAGAAAGAAGGCTATGGTTTGTCATGGAACTCCAATTTGAAAGGACATCTTCTCAGCGCATCGGATAATCATGTAAAAAacacatctcttttttttcctccttttttttaa